In the genome of Amia ocellicauda isolate fAmiCal2 chromosome 3, fAmiCal2.hap1, whole genome shotgun sequence, one region contains:
- the ruvbl1 gene encoding ruvB-like 1 — MKIEEVKSTTKTQRIATHSHVKGLGLDEAGAAKQAAAGLVGQELAREACGIIVELIRCKKMAGRAVLLAGPPGTGKTALALAMAQELGNKVPFCPMVGSEVYSSEIKKTEVLMENFRRAIGLRIKETKEVYEGEVTELTPCETENPMGGYGKTISHVIIGLRTAKGTKQLKLDPSIYESLQKERVEVGDVIYIEANSGAVKRQGRCDTFATEFDLEAEEYVPLPKGDVHKKKEIIQDVTLHDLDVANARPQGGQDILSMMGQLMKPKKTEITDKLRCEINKVVNRYIEQGVAELVPGVLFVDEVHMLDIECFTYLHRALESSIAPIVVFASNRGNCLIRGTEDIRSPHGIPLDLLDRVMIVRTMLYTPQEMKQIIKIRAQTEGISMSDEALNHLGEIGTKTTLRYAVQLLTPASVLSRLQGREGVEREQVEEINELFYDAKASAKILQDQHDKFMK; from the exons ATGAAGATCGAGGAGGTGAAGAGCACGACGAAGACCCAGCGCATCGCTACGCACAGCCATGTGAAGGGGCTGGGGCTGGACGAGGCCGGGGCGGCGAAGCAGGCGGCGGCGGGGTTAGTGGGGCAGGAGCTCGCCAGAGAG gCCTGCGGGATCATCGTGGAACTGATCCGCTGCAAGAAGATGGCCGGGAGGGCTGTTTTACTGGCCGGACCCCCAGGAACAGGAAAG acGGCCCTGGCGCTGGCCATGGCTCAGGAGCTGGGCAACAAGGTGCCCTTCTGCCCTATGGTGGGCAGCGAGGTTTACTCCTCCGAGATCAAGAAGACTGAGGTGCTGATGGAGAACTTCAGGAGGGCCATCG GCCTGCGTATCAAGGAGACGAAGGAGGTGTATGAGGGCGAGGTGACTGAGCTGACGCCCTGCGAGACGGAGAACCCCATGGGTGGCTACGGCAAGACCATCAGCCATGTCATCATCGGCCTGCGCACAGCCAAGGGCACCAAGCAGCTCAAG CTGGACCCCAGCATCTACGAGAGTCTTCAGAAGGAGCGAGTGGAGGTGGGCGATGTCATCTACATCGAGGCCAACAGCGGGGCTGTCAAG AGGCAGGGCCGTTGCGACACCTTCGCCACGGAGTTTGACCTGGAGGCCGAGGAGTACGTCCCGCTGCCCAAAGGCGACGTGCACAAGAAGAAGGAGATCATCCAGGACGTCACGCTGCATGACCTCGACGTGGCCAACGCCCGCCCGCAG gggGGGCAGGATATCCTGTCTATGATGGGGCAGCTCATGAAGCCCAAGAAAACAGAGATCACCG ACAAGCTCCGGTGCGAGATCAACAAGGTGGTGAACCGCTACATCGAGCAGGGCGTGGCGGAGCTGGTGCCGGGCGTGCTGTTCGTGGACGAGGTGCACATGCTGGACATCGAGTGCTTCACTTACCTGCACCGCGCCCTGGAGAGCAGCATCGCGCCCATCGTGGTGTTCGCCTCCAACCGCGGCAACTGCCTCAtccg gggcaCAGAGGATATCCGCTCCCCCCATGGCATCCCCTTGGACCTGCTGGACAGAGTCATGATCGTGCGCACCATGCTGTACACCCCCCAGGAGATGAAAcag ATCATTAAGATCCGAGCCCAgacagagggcatcagtatgaGTGATGAGGCTCTCAACCACCTGGGTGAGATCGGCACCAAGACCACGCTGAG GTACGCGGTGCAGCTGCTGACCCCCGCCAGCGTGCTGAGCCGCCTGCAGGGCCGCGAGGGGGTGGAGCGCGAGCAGGTTGAGGAGATCAACGAGCTGTTCTACGACGCCAAGGCCAGCGCCAAGATCCTGCAGGACCAACACGACAAGTTCATGAAGTAG